A single genomic interval of Gemmatimonadaceae bacterium harbors:
- a CDS encoding FAD-dependent oxidoreductase translates to MSETATPPSGPDFALGIPVADVTDRPLLGHVDGEPVLVSRVQGEICAVGATCTHYGAPLHEGYVADGTVRCPWHHACFSLRTGRAVRPPALFDLPRYRVEVRDRTVVVRERITVEAPRGTPVARPSSVVIVGAGAAGNAAAETLRREGYDGPVTLLDPDPAASCDRPNLSKDYLAGTAQAEWIPLHDAAFYADRNITIVTARAIALDPRAHRLALEGGRSLDYGALILATGADPVRLALPNAGTDLHVLRTLADSDAIIAAAAGATRAVVLGASFIGLEAAASLRARGLEVHVAAPEARPLERVLGPQLGDFIRALHEEHGVIFHLGRSARAFGHNTVEFDDGSSLPADFVVAGVGVRPAIALAAGAGLAMDRGVMVDDRLRSSAPDVYAAGDVARWPDAHTGQAIRVEHWVVAERQGQTAARNVLGADQRFDAVPFFWSQHYDVAINYVGHAERWDEIVVDGDPAARDCTVTYREGGRDLAAATIFRDRESLEREVEMERRSGAGLPRA, encoded by the coding sequence ATGAGTGAAACCGCTACTCCGCCCTCCGGACCCGATTTCGCGCTGGGAATCCCGGTGGCCGACGTGACGGACCGGCCGCTCCTCGGCCACGTAGACGGCGAGCCCGTGCTGGTGTCGCGCGTCCAGGGCGAGATCTGCGCGGTGGGAGCCACGTGTACCCATTACGGGGCACCGCTGCATGAGGGCTACGTGGCGGACGGCACCGTGCGCTGCCCCTGGCACCATGCCTGCTTCTCATTACGCACCGGGCGCGCGGTGCGCCCGCCCGCCCTGTTCGACCTGCCCCGCTATCGTGTGGAGGTCCGCGATCGGACGGTTGTGGTCCGCGAACGCATCACGGTCGAGGCGCCGCGCGGCACCCCGGTCGCGCGCCCGTCGTCGGTCGTGATCGTGGGGGCCGGCGCCGCCGGCAATGCCGCCGCCGAAACGCTTCGCCGCGAGGGCTACGATGGCCCCGTCACGCTCCTCGACCCCGATCCGGCCGCCTCCTGCGATCGCCCCAACCTGTCCAAAGACTATCTCGCGGGCACGGCGCAGGCCGAGTGGATCCCGTTGCACGATGCCGCCTTCTATGCCGACCGGAACATCACGATTGTCACCGCCCGCGCCATCGCCCTCGACCCGCGCGCCCACCGGCTCGCGCTCGAGGGCGGCCGGTCCCTCGATTACGGCGCGCTCATCCTGGCCACGGGAGCCGATCCGGTCCGGCTCGCGCTTCCCAACGCGGGCACCGACCTCCACGTGCTCCGGACACTGGCCGACAGCGACGCGATCATCGCCGCCGCCGCCGGCGCGACGCGCGCCGTGGTGCTCGGCGCCAGCTTCATCGGGCTCGAAGCCGCGGCCTCCCTACGCGCCCGCGGGCTCGAAGTACACGTCGCCGCGCCCGAAGCCCGCCCGCTCGAGCGCGTGCTCGGTCCGCAGCTCGGCGACTTCATCCGCGCCCTGCATGAGGAGCATGGAGTGATCTTCCATCTTGGCCGCTCGGCGCGCGCGTTCGGCCACAACACCGTGGAATTCGACGACGGATCGTCGCTTCCCGCCGATTTCGTCGTCGCCGGCGTCGGCGTGCGTCCCGCGATCGCGCTCGCCGCGGGGGCCGGACTGGCCATGGACCGCGGCGTCATGGTCGACGACCGTCTGCGGTCGAGCGCCCCCGATGTGTATGCCGCCGGCGATGTCGCGCGTTGGCCCGACGCGCACACCGGCCAGGCGATTCGCGTGGAGCACTGGGTGGTGGCTGAGCGCCAGGGGCAGACGGCGGCGCGCAACGTCCTCGGCGCGGATCAGCGGTTCGATGCCGTTCCCTTCTTCTGGAGCCAACACTACGACGTCGCGATCAACTACGTCGGTCATGCCGAGCGTTGGGACGAGATCGTCGTGGATGGCGATCCCGCGGCCCGCGACTGCACGGTGACCTATCGCGAGGGCGGCCGCGACCTCGCGGCGGCGACGATCTTCCGCGATCGAGAAAGCCTCGAGCGGGAGGTGGAGATGGAGCGGCGGAGCGGCGCGGGTTTGCCGCGTGCGTGA
- the infA gene encoding translation initiation factor IF-1 yields MAKEEAIQLEGQVTEVLPNATFRVLLSNGHTVLATLGGNMRRFRIRVLAGDRVTIEVSPYDLSRGRITFRHKN; encoded by the coding sequence ATGGCGAAGGAAGAAGCGATACAACTCGAAGGTCAGGTTACCGAAGTGTTGCCCAATGCCACGTTTCGCGTCCTGCTGAGCAATGGTCACACCGTGCTCGCGACCCTGGGCGGCAACATGCGGCGGTTCCGGATTCGCGTGCTCGCCGGCGACCGCGTGACCATCGAAGTATCGCCCTACGACCTCAGCCGCGGCCGCATCACCTTCCGGCACAAGAACTAG
- a CDS encoding bifunctional YncE family protein/alkaline phosphatase family protein produces the protein MPILRSIIRPLAAAGVLAAFSACRATPPRSPQAGDTLGTTIGRLPTGVQLDPAAAQHPVEAFPLGMALAPDSTHIALLTSGWLYQGVQIVDRATGQVTQTLAQPAAFIGIAFSPDGKTLYASGGNQDVVYRYDWAAGRATLRDSIVLAHKAPRAPGRRYPAGLALSADGRRLFVAENMADSLAVVDVASGKVAQRYGTDAYPYAVVVAPNGTVYVSAWGGFTVSEFTPSGTGYAVRRIGVGRHPSAMALNRTGSRLFVASGSTDRVMVVNTAEHRVVQTLLDPPPAGPGEGSTPNAIALSPDGTRLFVAEADANAIAIFDLSAATSDVAGATGGDELAGRVPTAWYPSLVSVLHDTLFVASAKGLGTHANLDGAQPVPMPGHPPRGRNYTMGQLDGSVMMAPLARAHGAELAALTQRVVRANGWDRPTGRTAAYPPFTHVIYIIKENRTYDQVFGDMAAGDGDTSLVFFPRVISPNHHALADRFGLFDRFFVNAEVSADGHNWSTAAYATDYLEKTVQSQYSGRGRPYEYEGAVLGGGVKSHIPEDDANAPANGYLWDLAQRKGITFRNYGEFVVPSSMDPDDAMPPGYRGDKPFLKAHTDPDYPGFDLSIRDQHRVDEWQREFDRYVKTNSLPALEIVRLPNDHTSGAQAGMPTPQAAMADNDLALGRIVQAVSQSPYWKNTVIFVLEDDAQNGPDHVDSHRSPMLVISAYNRPGTWHRWANTTDVLRTIEEILGLQSMSQFDYYGHPLREIWAATPDLRPYVALPPGVSLDAVNPSSGRGARESRRLDLQIEDMSNPDLFNHILWRQLKGDAPYPGTNRVSAWDAKTGN, from the coding sequence ATGCCCATCCTTCGTTCGATCATCAGGCCGCTCGCCGCCGCCGGAGTTCTGGCAGCGTTCTCCGCCTGCCGCGCCACCCCGCCCCGCTCACCTCAGGCCGGTGACACCCTCGGGACGACGATCGGGCGTCTGCCCACCGGCGTGCAGCTGGATCCAGCCGCGGCGCAGCACCCGGTAGAGGCGTTCCCGCTCGGCATGGCACTGGCGCCCGACAGCACGCACATCGCGCTTCTCACGAGCGGGTGGTTGTACCAGGGCGTGCAGATCGTGGACCGCGCCACGGGCCAGGTGACGCAGACGCTGGCCCAGCCGGCGGCGTTCATCGGGATCGCGTTCTCGCCGGACGGCAAGACCCTGTACGCCTCGGGCGGCAATCAGGACGTGGTGTACCGCTACGACTGGGCGGCGGGGCGCGCCACGCTACGCGACAGCATCGTGCTGGCCCACAAAGCACCGCGCGCGCCCGGCCGACGGTATCCCGCCGGGCTGGCGCTCTCCGCCGACGGCCGCCGGCTGTTCGTGGCTGAGAACATGGCTGATTCGCTGGCCGTGGTGGACGTGGCCAGCGGCAAGGTGGCGCAGCGCTACGGTACCGACGCGTATCCATACGCGGTGGTCGTGGCGCCGAACGGAACGGTGTACGTGTCGGCATGGGGGGGCTTCACGGTTTCGGAATTCACCCCGAGCGGCACCGGGTATGCGGTCCGCCGCATTGGCGTGGGCCGGCATCCCTCGGCGATGGCGCTCAACCGGACGGGGTCGCGCTTGTTCGTGGCGTCGGGGAGCACCGATCGCGTGATGGTGGTGAACACCGCGGAGCATCGGGTGGTGCAGACGCTGCTCGATCCGCCGCCGGCGGGTCCCGGGGAGGGGAGCACGCCCAACGCGATCGCGCTGTCGCCCGACGGCACGCGCCTGTTCGTGGCCGAGGCCGACGCCAACGCGATCGCGATCTTCGATCTTTCGGCGGCCACGTCGGACGTCGCGGGCGCGACGGGCGGCGATGAACTCGCCGGCCGGGTGCCGACGGCCTGGTATCCGTCACTGGTGAGCGTGCTCCACGACACCCTGTTCGTGGCCTCGGCCAAGGGGCTGGGGACGCACGCCAACCTCGATGGGGCGCAGCCGGTGCCGATGCCAGGGCATCCGCCCAGGGGCCGGAACTACACGATGGGGCAGTTGGACGGCTCGGTGATGATGGCGCCTTTGGCCCGGGCGCATGGCGCCGAACTGGCCGCGCTCACGCAGCGCGTGGTGCGGGCGAACGGCTGGGACCGGCCCACCGGGCGCACGGCCGCGTATCCGCCGTTCACCCACGTGATCTACATCATCAAAGAGAACCGCACGTACGACCAGGTGTTCGGCGATATGGCGGCGGGCGATGGCGACACGTCGCTGGTGTTCTTTCCCCGGGTGATCTCACCCAACCACCATGCGCTCGCCGACCGGTTCGGGTTGTTCGACCGGTTTTTCGTGAACGCGGAAGTGAGCGCCGACGGCCACAACTGGTCGACGGCGGCCTACGCCACCGATTATCTCGAGAAGACCGTGCAATCGCAATACTCGGGGCGTGGGCGGCCGTACGAGTACGAAGGCGCGGTGCTCGGCGGCGGCGTGAAGTCCCACATCCCGGAGGACGACGCAAACGCCCCGGCGAACGGCTACCTGTGGGACCTGGCCCAGCGCAAGGGCATCACATTCAGGAATTACGGCGAGTTCGTGGTGCCGAGTTCGATGGATCCCGACGACGCGATGCCGCCGGGGTACCGCGGCGACAAGCCGTTTCTCAAGGCGCACACCGATCCCGACTATCCGGGGTTCGATCTCTCGATCCGCGACCAGCACCGGGTGGACGAATGGCAGCGAGAATTCGATCGATATGTAAAGACGAATAGCCTGCCCGCCCTGGAGATCGTCCGCCTGCCCAATGACCACACTTCGGGGGCGCAGGCCGGCATGCCGACGCCGCAGGCGGCGATGGCCGACAACGACCTGGCGCTCGGGCGGATCGTGCAGGCGGTCTCGCAGTCGCCATACTGGAAGAACACGGTGATCTTCGTGCTCGAGGACGACGCGCAGAACGGGCCCGACCACGTGGATTCGCACCGGTCGCCGATGCTCGTGATCTCGGCGTACAACCGGCCAGGAACGTGGCACCGGTGGGCGAACACGACCGATGTGCTGCGAACGATCGAAGAGATTCTCGGACTGCAGTCGATGTCGCAGTTCGACTATTACGGCCACCCGCTGCGCGAGATCTGGGCGGCGACGCCCGATCTGCGGCCGTACGTGGCGCTCCCGCCCGGGGTGTCGCTGGACGCCGTGAATCCGTCTTCCGGCCGCGGTGCGCGCGAGTCACGCCGGCTCGACCTGCAGATCGAGGACATGTCGAACCCGGATCTGTTCAACCACATCCTATGGCGGCAGTTGAAGGGCGACGCGCCGTACCCGGGAACCAATAGGGTCTCGGCGTGGGATGCCAAGACGGGGAACTAG
- a CDS encoding AAA family ATPase — MEAQPGPPAVARVVLTGSESTGKTTLAHRLARHYGTVASREFVREYALERGNQLGFDDHGPIARGQMAAEDEAVARATRVAFIDTDLVSTVVYCDHYYGRCPAWIVDRAAERAADLYLLMNIDVPWVADPARDRGDRRNEMHALFRDRLEAMHLPYVEISGDWERRFSSAVRAVDALLARR; from the coding sequence ATGGAAGCGCAGCCTGGACCGCCAGCGGTCGCCCGTGTCGTCCTGACCGGGTCGGAGTCCACTGGCAAGACCACGCTCGCCCACCGCCTCGCCCGGCACTACGGCACCGTGGCGTCGCGAGAGTTCGTGCGCGAATACGCGCTGGAGCGGGGCAACCAGCTGGGCTTCGACGATCACGGCCCCATCGCCCGCGGCCAGATGGCCGCCGAGGACGAAGCCGTGGCGCGCGCCACCCGCGTGGCGTTCATCGACACCGACCTCGTGAGCACGGTCGTGTACTGCGACCACTACTACGGCCGGTGTCCCGCATGGATCGTCGACCGCGCCGCCGAGCGCGCCGCCGATCTGTATCTGCTAATGAATATCGACGTCCCGTGGGTGGCCGATCCGGCCCGCGACCGCGGCGACCGGCGCAACGAGATGCACGCCCTGTTCCGCGATCGCCTGGAGGCCATGCACCTCCCCTACGTCGAGATCAGCGGCGATTGGGAACGGCGGTTCTCCTCCGCCGTGCGCGCCGTCGACGCCCTGCTGGCCCGGCGATAG
- a CDS encoding TonB-dependent receptor, giving the protein MTILALFTAFLAATGVSGVVRDARTHTPLAGVRVEALSTHDTTTTDAAGRFALPVSPPVRLRFSRGGYTTTDRDAVADSGLVVQLVPTVQSLERVTISAVRGGNAAPISADVVTRDQIAAESFGQEPPLLLANTPSFTSYAEQGGYSGYSYIRLRGIDQTRINLTLDGIPLNDPEDEVFYFADLFDFMSSVQSVQIQRGVGTSTNGTASYGGSINFESLSLTGTPAGGHVQLGAGDWNTGRASVDYASGLLANRWAFYARASDQSTNSYREHAGDLSHSGFFSAGYFGDRNIVKITATAGLEHSQLAYDAAAESTLVRDRRSNPLSPDERDDFGESLASVVYTHLLSDRSSLSTTVYGVTATGYYDVLSTQMDRYHLDFWWGGVMSTYRYTGDRLQVDAGVYAADYHRDHYDYTLPDLTNRVYSNRGIKREASGYVKTTYALGPVALFGDVQLRDAWWRYVPDRNAGITAQSISWRFFNPKAGLTYSVSPAFSAYASYGVNGREPARNDILAGFDNLDTSNVKFVGPFNRVRPETVGDLEAGVRYRARAVRVDADVYDMEFRDEIAPIGQLSYLGLPLRKNVPRSVRRGIEATVNWQASKRLSAEVNGAVSHNWIATYTDDASGTTYYDVPPLLTPTVSTNQRLTYAAARGVSLSLEGRYTSRSFLDNTGNPLFVLPAAYITDAQVAWQNAPGHLAITLFVNNLADVRSYSSGYTDGSISYYYPLPPRNLYLQVRAAF; this is encoded by the coding sequence ATGACGATCCTCGCCCTGTTCACGGCATTCCTGGCTGCCACCGGAGTGTCGGGCGTCGTGCGCGACGCCCGCACCCACACCCCGCTGGCCGGAGTGCGGGTGGAAGCACTGTCCACGCACGATACGACGACCACCGACGCCGCCGGCCGGTTCGCGCTGCCGGTCTCACCGCCGGTGCGCCTCCGGTTCAGCCGCGGCGGCTACACGACCACGGATCGTGACGCCGTCGCCGACTCCGGTCTCGTGGTACAACTGGTCCCCACGGTGCAGAGTCTGGAGCGGGTGACCATCTCGGCCGTGCGCGGCGGCAATGCCGCGCCGATCTCGGCCGACGTCGTGACGCGCGACCAGATCGCGGCGGAGTCGTTCGGGCAGGAGCCGCCGTTGCTGCTGGCGAACACGCCGTCGTTCACGTCGTACGCCGAACAGGGAGGGTACTCGGGCTACAGCTACATCCGGCTGCGGGGGATCGACCAGACGCGCATCAACCTGACGCTCGACGGCATTCCGCTCAACGATCCCGAGGACGAGGTCTTCTACTTCGCCGACCTGTTCGATTTCATGAGCAGCGTGCAGTCGGTACAGATCCAGCGTGGGGTGGGCACGAGCACCAACGGCACGGCGTCGTATGGGGGCTCGATCAACTTCGAGTCGTTGTCGCTCACCGGCACGCCGGCGGGCGGCCACGTCCAGTTGGGGGCGGGCGACTGGAACACGGGGCGCGCCTCGGTGGACTACGCGTCGGGACTGCTGGCCAACCGGTGGGCGTTCTACGCGCGGGCCAGCGACCAGAGTACCAACAGCTACCGCGAGCACGCGGGCGACCTCTCGCATTCAGGGTTCTTCAGCGCCGGCTACTTCGGCGACCGCAACATCGTGAAGATCACGGCGACGGCAGGGTTGGAGCACAGCCAACTGGCCTACGATGCGGCGGCGGAGTCGACGCTGGTACGAGACCGCCGCTCGAACCCCCTTTCTCCCGACGAACGGGACGACTTCGGTGAATCACTGGCCAGCGTGGTCTACACGCACTTGCTCAGCGACCGGTCGTCGCTGTCGACCACCGTGTACGGCGTGACGGCCACGGGGTACTACGACGTACTGTCCACCCAGATGGACCGCTACCACCTCGACTTCTGGTGGGGCGGTGTGATGAGCACCTACCGCTACACGGGCGACCGGCTGCAGGTGGACGCCGGCGTGTACGCCGCCGACTACCACCGCGACCATTACGACTACACGCTCCCCGATCTCACGAATCGGGTGTATTCCAACCGCGGCATCAAGCGCGAGGCGAGCGGCTACGTCAAGACGACGTACGCGCTGGGCCCGGTGGCGCTTTTCGGTGACGTGCAGCTGCGCGATGCGTGGTGGCGGTACGTGCCCGATCGCAACGCGGGGATCACCGCGCAGAGCATCAGCTGGCGGTTCTTCAATCCCAAAGCCGGACTCACGTACAGCGTCTCGCCGGCATTCAGCGCCTATGCGTCCTACGGCGTGAACGGCCGCGAGCCGGCCCGCAACGACATCCTGGCCGGGTTCGACAATCTCGATACGTCGAACGTGAAGTTCGTGGGCCCGTTCAACCGGGTACGCCCGGAGACCGTGGGCGACCTCGAGGCGGGGGTGCGGTATCGCGCGCGCGCGGTGCGGGTGGACGCCGACGTGTACGATATGGAATTCCGAGACGAGATCGCCCCGATCGGCCAGTTGAGCTACCTAGGCCTGCCGCTTCGCAAGAACGTGCCGCGGAGCGTACGGCGGGGCATCGAAGCGACGGTCAACTGGCAGGCCTCGAAGCGGCTGAGCGCCGAGGTGAACGGCGCCGTGAGCCATAACTGGATCGCCACCTACACCGACGACGCCAGCGGCACGACCTACTACGACGTCCCACCCCTGCTCACGCCCACGGTGTCCACCAACCAGCGCCTCACGTACGCGGCGGCACGCGGGGTCTCGCTGTCGCTGGAGGGCCGGTACACATCGCGGTCCTTTCTCGACAATACGGGAAACCCTCTATTCGTCCTGCCCGCTGCGTACATCACCGATGCGCAGGTTGCCTGGCAGAATGCACCTGGTCACCTGGCCATAACCTTGTTCGTCAACAACCTGGCTGACGTCCGCAGCTACAGCAGCGGCTACACGGACGGCTCGATTTCGTACTATTATCCGCTACCACCGCGCAACCTCTACCTGCAAGTCAGGGCCGCCTTCTGA
- a CDS encoding response regulator — MKINSSMPQSPVSPDQLNDACLLLVDDEQTNLTLLRLILGRAGYTRVHTLSDARDVLPLARALNPDLVVLDLRMPTMSGFTVLEGLVEQTAPDEFLPILVVTGDASQTARQRALKLGAKDFLTKPFEATEVLLRIHNLLVTRMLHESLRSQNELLEAKVKERTQQLERAASLAEEANRAKSMFLATMSHELLTPLNAVIGFANELQKNHAGNLLPQDLTYVQRISGNGLHLLRVINDVLDLSKVEAGKMDVELAPTALDRVVLEVLKDMEGRSVGTAVVPRVSLPPSLAPIQSDEAKLQRVLTNLVDNAVKFTDSGSFRVGIITEAGTGRPLRLDVVDTGIGIATERIEKIFGAFEQVETGTRRRHEGTGLGLAIARALCEAMGYRLTVVSVAGRGSAFSVLFSPDAEPPHTYDDALRAYAPAGPESPARGT, encoded by the coding sequence TTGAAGATCAATTCCTCGATGCCGCAATCTCCCGTTTCCCCCGACCAATTGAACGACGCCTGTTTGCTCCTCGTTGACGATGAGCAGACAAATTTGACGTTGTTGCGGCTCATCCTCGGCCGGGCCGGTTACACGCGGGTGCACACGCTGTCCGACGCGCGTGACGTCCTCCCGCTGGCCCGGGCGCTGAACCCCGATCTCGTCGTCCTCGACCTGCGGATGCCGACGATGAGCGGGTTCACGGTACTCGAGGGCCTGGTGGAGCAGACGGCGCCCGACGAGTTCCTGCCGATCCTCGTCGTAACCGGCGACGCCAGCCAGACGGCGCGGCAACGGGCGCTCAAGCTCGGTGCGAAGGATTTTCTCACCAAGCCGTTCGAGGCCACCGAGGTCCTGCTGCGCATTCACAACCTGCTCGTGACCCGCATGCTGCACGAGTCCCTGCGGTCGCAGAACGAGTTGCTCGAGGCCAAGGTGAAGGAGCGCACGCAGCAGCTCGAACGCGCCGCGAGCCTGGCCGAGGAAGCCAACCGGGCCAAGAGCATGTTCCTGGCAACGATGAGCCACGAACTGCTGACGCCGCTCAACGCGGTGATCGGATTCGCCAATGAGTTGCAGAAGAACCACGCCGGGAATCTCCTGCCGCAGGATCTGACCTACGTCCAGCGCATCAGCGGCAACGGCCTCCATCTATTGCGGGTGATCAACGACGTGCTCGACCTCTCCAAGGTCGAGGCGGGCAAGATGGACGTGGAGTTGGCGCCGACGGCGCTCGACCGCGTGGTACTCGAGGTGCTCAAGGACATGGAGGGCCGTTCGGTGGGCACGGCCGTCGTGCCGCGGGTATCGCTGCCGCCGTCGCTCGCCCCGATCCAGAGCGACGAGGCGAAGCTCCAGCGCGTGCTCACCAATCTCGTGGACAACGCCGTGAAGTTCACCGACTCGGGCAGCTTTCGCGTGGGCATCATTACCGAGGCGGGCACGGGCCGGCCGTTGCGCCTGGATGTGGTCGATACGGGAATCGGCATCGCCACGGAGCGCATCGAGAAGATCTTCGGGGCGTTCGAGCAGGTGGAGACGGGCACGCGCCGCCGCCACGAGGGCACGGGCCTCGGCCTCGCCATCGCCCGCGCGCTGTGTGAAGCAATGGGGTACCGCCTCACCGTCGTGAGCGTGGCGGGGCGCGGCTCGGCGTTCAGCGTGCTGTTCTCGCCAGACGCGGAGCCGCCGCACACTTATGACGACGCGCTGCGCGCCTATGCGCCCGCCGGTCCGGAGTCTCCGGCGCGTGGCACGTAG
- the pnuC gene encoding nicotinamide riboside transporter PnuC, whose translation MSSVEWIAALAGAISVYLSTRENIWSWPTAIVNVGLYIIIFEKSGLYSDMGLQVVYLVLSIYGWYEWLHGGTNKSRLDVSRASPRVWLLSAMAGVGGWLVIWSITRRLHGVAIPSVDSALTATSLVAQWMMTRKILENWILWIAADIVYVPMYIYKKLYVTSGLYAVFLILAIMGLVEWKRSLDRQRSPVSS comes from the coding sequence GTGAGCAGCGTCGAATGGATTGCCGCTCTGGCCGGCGCTATTAGTGTTTATTTGAGCACGCGCGAGAATATCTGGAGCTGGCCCACGGCCATCGTGAACGTCGGCCTCTACATCATCATTTTCGAGAAGAGCGGGCTGTACTCCGACATGGGGCTCCAGGTCGTTTACCTGGTGCTCTCCATCTACGGGTGGTACGAGTGGCTCCATGGGGGGACCAACAAGAGCCGGCTTGACGTGTCGCGGGCCTCGCCGCGTGTCTGGCTCCTGTCCGCGATGGCCGGCGTCGGCGGCTGGCTCGTCATATGGTCCATCACGCGCCGGCTGCACGGCGTGGCGATCCCCTCGGTCGACTCCGCGCTCACCGCCACGAGCCTCGTCGCCCAGTGGATGATGACGCGCAAGATCCTCGAGAACTGGATCCTCTGGATCGCGGCCGACATCGTCTACGTTCCCATGTACATCTATAAGAAGCTCTACGTCACGTCGGGGCTGTACGCGGTGTTCCTCATCCTCGCCATCATGGGTCTCGTCGAATGGAAGCGCAGCCTGGACCGCCAGCGGTCGCCCGTGTCGTCCTGA
- a CDS encoding L-threonylcarbamoyladenylate synthase, whose translation MELLRIDPTTPDPAVLRRAAEVLRAGGLVAFPTETVYGLGAHALDPEAVARIYAVKGRPAYNPLIAHVADVEGARELVADWPLAAELLARAFWPGPLTMVLPKRPRVPDAITAGLPNVAVRVPGHPVALALLRAARIPVAAPSANRFTELSPTTAAHVVASLGDAVDVVLDGGPTTVGIESTVVDLTGAVPRVLRPGMIGAAQIGAVVGAMDARPVEVDAGAARSSPGLVERHYAPRARLLPFDDATRAAALAEAVAATAGGERVGSVAFTPLPVTDVRVMPRDVAAYARRLYAELHELDERGCTLVLVERVPDTPEWTGVRDRLERAAR comes from the coding sequence ATGGAACTCCTGCGCATCGACCCGACGACGCCCGACCCCGCGGTGCTCCGGCGCGCCGCGGAGGTGTTGCGCGCGGGAGGCCTGGTGGCCTTTCCCACGGAGACCGTGTACGGGCTGGGCGCGCACGCGCTCGACCCCGAGGCGGTGGCGCGCATCTACGCCGTGAAGGGGCGGCCCGCGTACAATCCGCTCATCGCCCACGTGGCCGACGTGGAGGGCGCGCGTGAACTCGTCGCCGACTGGCCCCTGGCGGCCGAGCTACTGGCCCGCGCGTTCTGGCCGGGTCCACTCACCATGGTGCTGCCCAAGCGCCCGAGGGTACCCGACGCAATAACGGCTGGGCTGCCCAACGTGGCCGTGCGGGTGCCGGGCCACCCGGTGGCGCTCGCCCTGCTCCGCGCGGCGCGCATCCCGGTCGCGGCTCCGAGCGCCAACCGGTTCACAGAACTGTCGCCGACCACGGCGGCGCACGTGGTGGCATCACTCGGCGACGCAGTGGATGTCGTACTCGACGGCGGTCCGACCACGGTGGGTATCGAATCGACGGTGGTGGACCTCACCGGCGCGGTGCCGCGCGTGTTGCGGCCGGGGATGATCGGGGCCGCCCAGATCGGCGCGGTGGTGGGGGCGATGGATGCCCGACCGGTGGAGGTGGACGCGGGCGCCGCCCGGTCGTCGCCCGGCTTGGTGGAACGCCACTACGCGCCGCGGGCTCGGCTCTTGCCATTCGACGACGCGACCCGGGCGGCCGCGCTTGCCGAGGCGGTCGCGGCCACCGCGGGTGGCGAGCGCGTGGGCAGTGTGGCGTTCACGCCGCTGCCCGTGACGGACGTCCGGGTGATGCCGCGCGACGTGGCGGCCTACGCCAGGCGGCTGTACGCGGAGCTGCACGAACTCGACGAGCGGGGATGCACGCTGGTGCTCGTGGAGCGCGTGCCCGACACTCCGGAGTGGACCGGCGTGCGGGACCGGCTGGAGCGCGCCGCGCGCTGA